The Candidatus Zixiibacteriota bacterium genome includes a window with the following:
- a CDS encoding DUF5320 domain-containing protein: MPGGDKTGPLGEGPMTGRGAGYCSGNDQPGYMSNWGAGRGGGFGRGGRRGGGGRGFRHQYYATGQPGWARGRGNVPFYREPVDVAPETNEPDLSKQLSALRNEIKDLRRQLDDLKSGEK; this comes from the coding sequence ATGCCAGGTGGAGATAAAACCGGACCTCTTGGAGAAGGCCCGATGACAGGACGCGGAGCTGGATATTGCAGCGGCAATGACCAGCCCGGATATATGAGTAATTGGGGCGCTGGACGCGGCGGTGGATTCGGTCGCGGTGGTCGTCGCGGCGGCGGCGGCCGGGGATTCAGACATCAGTATTACGCCACCGGTCAACCGGGATGGGCCCGCGGTCGCGGCAATGTTCCGTTTTACCGGGAGCCGGTTGACGTTGCGCCCGAAACAAATGAGCCGGATCTGAGCAAACAACTATCGGCTCTTAGAAACGAGATTAAGGATCTTCGGCGTCAGTTGGATGATCTGAAATCAGGAGAGAAATAA
- a CDS encoding NifB/NifX family molybdenum-iron cluster-binding protein: MKIAVSAQGTDMNSPVDPRFGRAAHFVIYDTETKNFEVLSNGDNAAAAQGAGIQAAQMVADQAVDMVVSGNMGPKAFQVLRAAGIKMVSWSDGTVQEAIDMIESGQYDLIDQANVGGHWK; encoded by the coding sequence ATGAAAATCGCAGTTTCAGCTCAGGGAACGGACATGAACAGTCCGGTAGATCCGCGCTTCGGTCGCGCCGCCCATTTCGTCATCTATGACACCGAAACGAAGAATTTCGAGGTGCTCAGTAACGGCGACAACGCCGCCGCCGCTCAAGGCGCCGGGATTCAGGCAGCTCAGATGGTCGCTGATCAGGCCGTCGATATGGTCGTGTCCGGCAATATGGGCCCCAAGGCGTTTCAGGTGCTGCGGGCCGCCGGTATCAAGATGGTATCCTGGTCCGACGGCACGGTTCAGGAGGCGATAGATATGATCGAGAGCGGTCAATATGACCTGATCGATCAGGCCAATGTCGGAGGACATTGGAAATAG
- a CDS encoding 4Fe-4S dicluster domain-containing protein: protein MYGILVDVTRCVACEKCVAACVARNKGNSQLADRDRATTKDGLSSHRRSAIISVDEGRFARKSCMHCLEPACVSACLVGSLKKTADGPVIYDKDKCIGCRYCMLACPFHVPRYEWDQTKPFVTKCDLCYDRIEQGQLPACVEACPEGVLKFGDRDQLMAEAKSRIKAEPNRYRDHVWGEKEFGGTSVIYISDVDLAELNWPDTGADSIPELTEPLVHKTPFIGLGVAVGLISLNWIVKRRNKLAGDDDSAKHSEENHE, encoded by the coding sequence ATGTACGGAATACTGGTAGACGTAACTCGCTGTGTCGCCTGTGAAAAATGCGTGGCGGCCTGCGTTGCCCGCAACAAGGGAAACAGCCAACTGGCCGACCGCGATCGGGCAACGACGAAAGACGGCCTCTCTTCGCATCGTCGCTCGGCCATTATCTCGGTCGATGAAGGCCGCTTTGCCCGCAAGAGCTGCATGCATTGCCTCGAACCGGCCTGTGTTTCCGCCTGTCTCGTCGGTAGTCTGAAAAAAACCGCCGACGGACCGGTTATATACGACAAAGACAAATGCATCGGCTGCCGCTATTGCATGCTGGCCTGTCCGTTCCATGTCCCGCGTTACGAGTGGGATCAAACCAAACCGTTCGTAACCAAATGTGACCTCTGCTACGACCGTATCGAGCAGGGGCAACTTCCCGCTTGTGTCGAAGCCTGCCCCGAGGGCGTACTCAAGTTCGGAGATCGCGATCAACTCATGGCCGAGGCCAAAAGCCGCATCAAGGCCGAACCGAATCGCTATCGCGATCATGTCTGGGGCGAGAAGGAATTCGGCGGTACTTCCGTGATCTATATCTCGGATGTCGACCTGGCCGAACTCAACTGGCCCGATACCGGCGCCGACTCGATTCCGGAACTGACCGAACCGCTGGTACACAAAACACCGTTCATCGGGCTCGGTGTCGCGGTCGGATTGATTAGTCTGAACTGGATCGTCAAACGCCGCAATAAACTGGCGGGCGATGATGACTCTGCCAAGCATTCGGAGGAAAACCATGAGTAG
- a CDS encoding NifB/NifX family molybdenum-iron cluster-binding protein: MSEKIAIPICRGRVSPVLDSAEQIWICEVDSADAGSPRLVEAGPNDIQRRTEFFCRLGVNTLLCGALSRPFHYLLERAGIVVIPWLTGTVEEILTAYFEGRLDADCYRMPGCRRRRGGCRGRIRGRQNRNNNNRKF; the protein is encoded by the coding sequence ATGTCAGAGAAGATTGCAATACCGATATGTCGCGGCCGTGTCTCACCGGTCCTTGATTCCGCCGAACAGATTTGGATCTGCGAGGTCGACTCAGCTGATGCCGGTTCTCCGCGTCTGGTCGAGGCCGGTCCCAACGACATCCAACGGCGTACCGAGTTTTTCTGTCGTCTGGGTGTAAACACCCTCCTGTGCGGAGCTCTGTCGCGGCCGTTTCATTATCTTTTGGAGCGCGCCGGTATTGTTGTCATACCCTGGCTGACCGGAACCGTCGAAGAGATCCTCACCGCTTATTTTGAGGGACGCCTTGACGCTGATTGTTACCGCATGCCGGGTTGTCGGCGTCGACGCGGCGGGTGCCGGGGAAGAATCCGAGGCAGACAAAATCGAAATAATAACAATAGGAAGTTCTAA
- a CDS encoding ATP-binding protein, with the protein MFELVVASGKGGTGKTSMVGSLADLIGPAVLIDCDVDAANLHLIVPHRMTAEHDFSSSSKAFLDPEICTACGVCVDSCRFEAISMIADSKSQWGVRIEIDPLACEGCGLCTHLCAFGALSFNKVSSGRWFESEYENGPFLHAKLGIAQSNSGRLVSLLRETARKTAAARGLDMILVDGPPGIGCPVIASLTNASYLLIVTEPSLSAIHDMTRLVELAEHFKIKTGICINRYDIDVEISERIDRFAAEKQIPVHGRIPFDPAFTQAQLQGKSYIQVSSPEGVERIKHILRGIADHAGLNDENDKKKFAV; encoded by the coding sequence ATGTTCGAACTGGTAGTAGCGAGCGGTAAAGGAGGCACCGGCAAGACCTCCATGGTTGGTAGTCTGGCCGACCTGATCGGTCCGGCCGTCCTGATCGACTGCGATGTCGATGCCGCCAATCTTCATCTTATAGTCCCTCACCGAATGACTGCCGAGCATGATTTTTCCAGCAGCAGTAAGGCGTTTCTCGATCCCGAGATCTGCACTGCCTGCGGCGTATGCGTCGATTCCTGCCGGTTTGAGGCCATCAGTATGATCGCCGATTCGAAAAGCCAATGGGGCGTTCGGATCGAAATTGATCCACTCGCCTGCGAGGGCTGTGGTTTATGCACACACCTCTGTGCTTTTGGAGCGTTGTCGTTCAACAAAGTCTCCAGCGGTCGCTGGTTCGAGTCGGAATACGAAAACGGGCCGTTCCTGCACGCCAAATTAGGTATCGCCCAGTCCAATTCGGGACGACTGGTATCGTTGCTGCGAGAAACGGCTCGCAAAACCGCCGCTGCTCGCGGATTGGATATGATCCTGGTCGATGGCCCGCCCGGTATCGGCTGCCCGGTCATCGCCAGTCTGACCAATGCTTCCTATCTGCTGATCGTAACGGAGCCTTCCCTGTCAGCCATCCATGACATGACTCGGCTCGTGGAACTGGCCGAGCATTTCAAAATAAAAACCGGCATTTGCATCAACAGGTACGATATCGACGTCGAAATCAGCGAGCGGATCGACCGTTTCGCCGCCGAAAAACAAATTCCCGTTCATGGCCGGATTCCTTTCGATCCTGCTTTTACACAAGCGCAATTGCAAGGGAAGTCTTATATTCAGGTCAGTTCGCCCGAGGGAGTCGAACGTATTAAACATATCCTGCGCGGTATTGCAGATCACGCCGGGTTGAACGATGAAAACGACAAAAAGAAATTTGCAGTATAA
- a CDS encoding ATP-binding protein — protein MEDHRIHIAIASGKGGTGKTTLATNLSVALARKGMTVTYADCDVEEPNGHLFLPPDPEKQDEISVMIPVVDETACNSCGICAAICEFNALAVMAGKFLVFPSLCHGCGACVALCPERALSDGLRPIGLIHSGPVRGLSFIGGNLNVGEAQAPPLIKAIKKRIADTKLAILDAPPGTSCPVIEAVRGADYVVLVTEPTPFGLNDLRLAVSMLREIQIPFGVVINRCDIGNSLVKDYCETEALTILAELPFSRDVARAYASGHLAIDLDKDFENLLLNLFEKIHRETANVRTGSSER, from the coding sequence ATGGAAGATCATCGGATTCATATCGCAATAGCCAGTGGCAAGGGTGGTACGGGCAAGACCACTCTTGCCACAAATCTTTCTGTGGCTCTGGCCCGAAAAGGGATGACGGTCACCTATGCCGACTGCGATGTCGAAGAACCGAACGGACATCTCTTCCTCCCTCCCGATCCGGAGAAACAGGACGAAATTTCCGTGATGATCCCGGTTGTCGATGAAACAGCCTGTAATAGCTGTGGAATATGTGCCGCGATTTGTGAGTTCAACGCTCTGGCGGTCATGGCCGGGAAGTTCCTCGTTTTCCCGAGCTTATGTCATGGTTGCGGCGCTTGTGTGGCGCTCTGCCCGGAGCGAGCACTCTCGGATGGATTAAGACCGATTGGGTTGATCCACTCCGGACCGGTGCGCGGTCTTTCATTTATAGGCGGCAATTTGAATGTGGGTGAAGCCCAGGCTCCTCCCTTGATCAAGGCGATCAAGAAGCGGATAGCCGACACGAAACTGGCTATACTAGATGCCCCGCCCGGAACTTCATGTCCCGTAATCGAGGCTGTTCGCGGCGCCGACTATGTCGTTCTCGTTACCGAACCAACCCCGTTTGGCCTGAACGATCTTCGCCTCGCCGTCAGTATGCTGCGTGAAATTCAAATCCCGTTCGGGGTGGTTATTAATCGCTGCGATATCGGCAACAGCCTGGTCAAAGATTATTGCGAAACCGAGGCCCTGACCATACTGGCCGAACTGCCGTTCAGCCGGGATGTCGCGCGGGCATATGCCTCCGGTCATCTCGCAATCGACCTTGACAAAGATTTCGAGAACCTTTTGTTGAACTTGTTTGAAAAGATACATCGAGAGACAGCCAATGTTCGAACTGGTAGTAGCGAGCGGTAA
- a CDS encoding NifB/NifX family molybdenum-iron cluster-binding protein: protein MKIAIPTANGVLCPHFGHCQQFAIIDATVETKTIDNIEMHTPPPHEPGSFPKWLGEMGCDVIIAGGMGGRAVELFEQAGIEVVMGAASDKPEEIVLAFLADQLATGANPCDDPNFHDEAHGSDQCHEN, encoded by the coding sequence ATGAAAATAGCAATTCCTACCGCCAACGGCGTTCTTTGTCCGCACTTCGGACATTGTCAGCAATTCGCGATAATTGACGCTACGGTCGAAACCAAAACCATCGACAATATCGAAATGCACACTCCGCCGCCGCATGAACCGGGCTCATTCCCGAAATGGCTGGGCGAGATGGGTTGCGATGTGATCATCGCCGGCGGCATGGGAGGTCGCGCTGTAGAGTTGTTCGAACAAGCCGGCATTGAAGTTGTCATGGGGGCCGCATCGGATAAACCGGAAGAGATCGTCCTCGCCTTCCTGGCCGATCAACTTGCGACCGGGGCTAATCCCTGTGATGATCCGAACTTCCACGATGAAGCCCACGGATCCGACCAGTGCCACGAAAACTAA
- the nrfD gene encoding polysulfide reductase NrfD, which translates to MSSRTRTIKDILWVLALSGLIAAVFRLWFGLGATTNLSDAYPWGLWKILNMIGGVALSTSGFTVGFLVYVLRIKRFQPLMKPAILIAFLGYGCSCAALLLDIGLPQRFWHPIFMWNINSFLFEVFWCVMLYFTVTAIELAPMIFERLRAEKIAHFLHHIAIVVVIIGISLSSLHHSSLGSLFLVTPQRLYPLWYTPWLPWLFIISAMGAGLMVVVLIRMLWAYWYDHDTVFGPRANHTTPLIRISNDSTTAVPARGPEGPEMPALRSLATIAAWLLGLYLVFKVVDLFLHGGWSTLMVGNWESWLYLIELTLTAILPVILMILPWSRRTPAGVAVAATSAAVGLALNRVDVGILGYVHDAGVLYFPTLVEWMVGLGVVAAAGLVLFFLAENMPVFGPGSTETSSPVGKFKLPNGSLSRLWSTTLADSLHRVTLIAVFIIPLAYVLMYPPYGETWAQPIRPADGLDAERATLCIDGNKDGVETIFAHAEHQHRFGDSASCVKCHHLSMPGDHSTPCSRCHCSMNDPTNIFSHDVHTAALVKVKHLGGLHPENFTCQDCHAPGSPRTAATAKNCMECHRENMVPPGAVEQSNNLLMACSYREAMHGTCIKCHQHEAIQLDQPHLSDCQTCHQTLRPRETTVQTLASQADRTAN; encoded by the coding sequence ATGAGTAGCCGCACCCGTACTATTAAGGATATCCTCTGGGTATTAGCATTGTCCGGCCTGATAGCGGCTGTGTTCCGCTTATGGTTCGGCCTCGGCGCTACGACCAATCTGTCCGATGCCTACCCCTGGGGATTGTGGAAAATCCTCAACATGATTGGCGGCGTCGCTCTTTCGACTTCAGGCTTTACCGTCGGTTTCCTGGTTTATGTCTTACGCATCAAGCGGTTCCAGCCGCTCATGAAACCGGCTATTCTCATCGCCTTCCTCGGCTATGGCTGCTCCTGCGCAGCCCTGCTGCTGGATATCGGCCTTCCCCAGCGTTTCTGGCATCCGATATTCATGTGGAACATAAATTCATTCCTGTTCGAGGTCTTCTGGTGCGTGATGCTGTACTTCACCGTGACGGCTATCGAACTGGCGCCTATGATCTTCGAACGACTGCGGGCCGAAAAGATCGCTCATTTCCTGCACCATATTGCCATCGTAGTGGTCATCATCGGTATCTCGCTCTCCAGCCTGCACCATTCATCGCTTGGCTCACTTTTCCTCGTGACGCCGCAACGCTTGTATCCGCTCTGGTACACTCCCTGGTTGCCCTGGTTGTTTATCATCTCGGCTATGGGCGCCGGCCTGATGGTGGTGGTTCTCATAAGAATGCTCTGGGCTTATTGGTATGATCACGATACGGTGTTCGGTCCCAGGGCGAACCATACCACCCCGCTCATTCGCATTTCCAACGACTCCACGACAGCGGTTCCGGCTCGCGGCCCCGAAGGCCCCGAGATGCCCGCACTGCGTTCCCTGGCAACCATTGCCGCCTGGCTCCTTGGTCTCTACCTGGTATTCAAAGTGGTTGATCTCTTCCTGCACGGCGGCTGGAGTACCCTCATGGTCGGGAACTGGGAAAGCTGGCTGTACCTGATCGAACTTACTCTCACGGCCATTCTGCCGGTGATCTTGATGATTCTCCCCTGGTCCCGCCGCACTCCGGCCGGGGTAGCGGTGGCCGCAACCTCGGCGGCCGTTGGCCTGGCGTTGAACCGCGTCGATGTCGGTATTCTCGGCTATGTGCACGATGCGGGAGTACTCTACTTCCCGACTTTGGTCGAATGGATGGTGGGACTTGGAGTAGTCGCCGCAGCCGGACTGGTTCTCTTCTTCCTCGCCGAGAACATGCCGGTGTTCGGTCCCGGATCGACCGAAACGAGCAGCCCGGTCGGCAAGTTCAAGCTGCCTAACGGCAGTCTCAGCCGGCTTTGGAGCACGACCCTGGCCGACAGTCTGCATCGCGTTACCCTGATCGCGGTGTTCATCATTCCGTTGGCGTACGTACTGATGTATCCGCCCTACGGCGAAACCTGGGCGCAACCGATACGTCCCGCCGACGGTCTCGATGCCGAACGCGCCACGCTTTGCATCGACGGCAACAAGGACGGAGTCGAGACGATTTTCGCCCATGCCGAACACCAGCACCGTTTCGGAGATTCCGCTTCCTGTGTGAAATGCCATCACCTGTCAATGCCGGGAGATCACTCGACTCCTTGTTCGCGCTGCCATTGCAGTATGAACGATCCGACCAACATCTTCAGCCATGACGTGCATACCGCCGCCCTGGTGAAAGTGAAACACCTTGGCGGTTTACACCCTGAGAATTTCACCTGTCAGGATTGCCATGCCCCCGGATCTCCGCGAACCGCAGCCACGGCCAAAAACTGTATGGAATGCCACCGCGAGAACATGGTGCCTCCGGGAGCAGTGGAACAGTCGAATAATCTCCTGATGGCCTGTTCGTATCGCGAAGCGATGCACGGCACATGTATCAAATGTCACCAACATGAAGCGATTCAACTGGACCAACCGCATCTGAGTGACTGTCAGACCTGTCACCAGACGTTACGCCCCCGAGAAACCACGGTTCAAACACTTGCTTCTCAGGCGGACCGGACGGCTAACTGA
- a CDS encoding (Fe-S)-binding protein, with the protein MDGSKDPATPKTPAPAPDVKKYPYYIENPVTENRVARFLEAFAAILEYSDYRPLLDSYCRSSAKCNRCAVSCPLFLTTGEQRDIPCYRTNLLLETYRRYFTIDGWMKARVSGGFELTEGIIDEMLDGFYRCTACRRCTRECPMGIDHALVTHLGRYILSMIGIVPKALQVSVREQLEGETRNTSKVPKTALLNTLEFLSEELEEQIGVKMEFPVDQPNRDLVFFCAVSDYLMEPETLMGNAAVLYAAGDWDRWTIGTGNYDGINYGLFYSDWHLERIIKQLVGEVTRLNGKRVLIGECGHASRSAHDFVPVFGGREAYPVINFMEYTLECIRKGKIKLDPDIVEERVTYHDPCNIARSGWIVEQPREILKTFVKDFVDMKPDGRDNFCCGGGGGLVSVDEIHEFRMSIGGRVKAEQIKQTGASICIAPCANCKKQLKELVEYYDIPCKVMGLHDLILKAIYVPGGKTPAERKEEAAMFEM; encoded by the coding sequence ATGGATGGTTCAAAAGACCCTGCCACACCGAAAACACCGGCGCCGGCTCCTGATGTGAAGAAATATCCGTACTACATCGAGAATCCGGTAACCGAGAATCGTGTGGCGCGGTTCCTCGAGGCATTCGCCGCAATCCTGGAATACAGCGATTATCGACCGCTACTCGATTCGTATTGCAGATCGAGCGCCAAGTGCAACCGCTGTGCGGTGTCTTGCCCCCTCTTTTTGACAACCGGCGAGCAGCGCGACATTCCTTGTTATCGCACGAACCTGTTACTCGAAACCTATCGACGGTATTTTACCATCGACGGCTGGATGAAAGCTCGCGTATCGGGCGGTTTCGAGTTGACCGAAGGAATTATCGACGAAATGCTCGATGGCTTCTATCGCTGCACCGCTTGTCGGCGGTGCACTCGTGAATGTCCGATGGGAATCGACCACGCCCTCGTTACTCACCTGGGCCGGTACATTCTCAGTATGATCGGGATCGTCCCCAAAGCGCTCCAGGTCAGTGTCAGGGAACAACTCGAGGGAGAAACCCGCAACACTTCGAAAGTTCCCAAAACCGCCCTGCTCAACACCCTCGAATTCCTTTCCGAGGAGTTGGAAGAACAAATCGGCGTCAAGATGGAATTTCCGGTCGATCAACCCAACCGCGACCTGGTCTTTTTCTGTGCGGTCAGCGATTATCTCATGGAGCCGGAAACGCTGATGGGCAACGCTGCCGTCCTTTACGCGGCCGGCGATTGGGATCGCTGGACGATCGGCACCGGCAATTACGACGGCATCAACTACGGCCTGTTCTACAGCGACTGGCATCTGGAACGGATCATCAAACAACTGGTCGGTGAAGTGACCCGTCTTAACGGCAAACGGGTGTTGATCGGTGAATGCGGTCACGCTTCCCGTTCAGCCCATGATTTCGTGCCGGTGTTCGGAGGTCGCGAGGCGTATCCCGTAATCAATTTCATGGAATACACTCTCGAATGTATCCGTAAGGGTAAAATCAAACTCGATCCCGATATCGTCGAAGAACGAGTGACCTATCACGATCCGTGCAATATCGCTCGTTCCGGCTGGATTGTCGAACAACCGCGTGAGATACTCAAGACGTTCGTGAAAGATTTCGTCGATATGAAACCGGACGGCCGCGACAATTTCTGCTGTGGCGGCGGTGGTGGACTGGTTTCGGTCGATGAGATACACGAGTTCCGTATGAGTATCGGCGGACGAGTTAAAGCGGAGCAAATCAAACAAACCGGCGCCAGTATCTGTATCGCTCCCTGCGCCAACTGCAAAAAGCAGCTCAAAGAGCTGGTTGAATACTACGACATACCGTGCAAGGTCATGGGCCTTCATGACTTGATCCTGAAGGCAATCTATGTCCCCGGCGGTAAGACGCCCGCTGAACGCAAAGAAGAAGCGGCAATGTTCGAAATGTAA
- a CDS encoding sigma 54-interacting transcriptional regulator yields the protein MNDKPQYPAATEAILDSIADGVFTVDRDWRIQSFNRAASKITGIPREEAIGQQCCDVFRASICETSCALRATIESGEPIVNQAIYIINSEGEKIPVSISTAILKDADGNVIGGVETFRDLRTIEHLRRELEKRYTFHDLISKNARMLEIFDILPSIAESDSTVLIEGESGTGKELIARAIHDLSKHREGPVVTINCGALPDTLLEAELFGYKAGAFTDARQDKPGRFALAENGTIFLDEIGDISPALQVRLLRVLQERTYEPLGGTETITTNARIITATNQNLEKLVAAGKFRKDLFYRINVIKLVPPPLRERKEDIPLLINHFLDHFSSLKGKLITEISPAALSILMDHDYPGNIRELQNIIEHGFVVCRGSMITTDHLPEYLRPSKTETAHESPSLDDLEAQLIINTLRRHDWNRSLAAAELGIHKTTLWRKMKRFGIQPPE from the coding sequence ATGAATGATAAGCCACAATACCCGGCGGCGACCGAGGCCATCCTCGACAGTATCGCCGACGGAGTTTTCACGGTCGACCGGGACTGGCGCATTCAGTCGTTCAACCGGGCCGCTTCGAAAATTACCGGCATCCCGCGCGAGGAAGCCATCGGTCAACAATGCTGCGATGTCTTCAGGGCATCCATCTGCGAGACTTCCTGTGCTCTTCGGGCTACTATCGAAAGCGGCGAACCGATCGTCAATCAAGCGATCTATATCATCAACAGCGAGGGTGAAAAAATCCCGGTCAGCATTTCGACCGCGATTCTCAAAGATGCCGACGGCAACGTCATCGGCGGCGTAGAAACATTTCGGGACTTGAGAACGATCGAACATCTGCGCCGCGAACTGGAGAAACGCTACACTTTCCACGATCTCATCAGCAAAAACGCCCGAATGCTGGAGATATTTGACATCCTTCCTTCAATCGCCGAAAGCGACAGCACCGTACTGATCGAGGGCGAAAGCGGCACGGGAAAGGAATTGATCGCCCGGGCGATTCATGATCTGTCGAAACATCGCGAAGGCCCGGTGGTTACGATCAACTGCGGCGCTCTTCCCGATACCCTCCTGGAAGCAGAACTGTTCGGTTACAAAGCCGGGGCGTTTACCGATGCCCGCCAGGACAAACCGGGCCGCTTCGCTCTGGCTGAAAACGGTACGATTTTCCTCGATGAAATCGGCGACATCTCCCCCGCCCTGCAGGTCCGTTTGCTCCGCGTACTTCAGGAGCGGACCTATGAACCGCTCGGCGGCACTGAGACAATCACCACCAACGCCAGGATTATTACCGCCACCAATCAGAACCTCGAAAAACTGGTTGCTGCCGGTAAATTCCGTAAAGATCTGTTTTATCGCATCAACGTAATCAAACTGGTTCCCCCTCCTCTGCGCGAACGGAAAGAGGACATCCCGCTTCTCATCAATCATTTTCTCGACCATTTCAGCTCTCTGAAAGGTAAACTGATTACCGAGATATCTCCGGCTGCATTGTCGATTCTCATGGATCATGACTATCCCGGAAATATCCGGGAGCTTCAGAACATCATCGAACACGGCTTCGTCGTTTGTCGCGGCTCGATGATAACGACCGACCATCTTCCCGAATATCTCAGACCATCAAAAACGGAAACGGCACATGAGTCACCCAGTCTCGACGACTTGGAGGCTCAACTAATCATAAATACCCTGCGTCGACATGACTGGAACCGAAGTCTGGCCGCCGCTGAATTGGGAATACATAAAACTACCCTGTGGCGTAAAATGAAACGTTTTGGCATTCAACCGCCTGAATGA